From the genome of Dehalococcoidia bacterium:
GTTGGAAGGAGTTTTTCCACGTTCTTCGGGTCGGCGAGCGTATCGTGATCTGCCCCACGTGGCGTGAGTACGAGGCAAAGCCTGACGAGATCATCGTTAACCTCGACCCGGGTATGGCATTCGGTACAGGGCATCACCCAACCACCCGCATGTGCATGGAGTTCATCGAGCAGACTGTGACGCCGGGAGACCGCGTGCTGGACCTGGGATGCGGTTCCGGCATTCTGTCCATCGCAGCCGTGAAGCTGGGAGCAGAGCGCGCCGTCGGCTTCGAGATCGACCCGATCGCGGTCAAGGCTGGCCGGGCCAACATTGCCTTGAACAGGGCTGATGGAGCAATCGAACTGGTGCATGGCACCCTGCCAAGCCCGAAGTCTCCGGCAAGGTCTTTCGACCTCGTGTTCGCGAACATCTCAGCGCGTGTCGTGACGGACCTGGCGGGCCAGCTTGTCGAGTGCATGGCTCCCGGCGGACGCCTGCTCGTGTCGGGGGTTATCGAGAAGCACCTTGAGGGCGTGACGGACGCGCTCACTGCTGAGGGCGCGACGATAGAACGGCAGCAGATCGACGGCGACTGGGTTGCGCTGCTCGCGGCAGCCTGATCTAGCATTCTACGGATACTACGATGGCGCGGAAGACCAAGAGCAACCAGCATAAGAAGCAGCAGCGCGCGCTCAAGAAACGCACCCAGCGCAAGCAGAAGATGGCTCGCAGACAGTCACAGGAGTCCGTGAGGGAGACGCCTGCGCGCATCCTGCGTCGCGCTCGTGAGATGCCCATCGAAGGGGCGTGGGTGCAGGAGCGCTGGCAGGAGCGCGGCGCGGCAGTAGTGGTCCTCGCACGCACCAACTCCAGCGAGAACGTCGTGTTCGGCCACTACGTGGTGGACTACCTGTGCACAGGGATCAAAGACACCGCATTCGCTACCAACGTAGTGCCCGAGGTGTTCGACAACGAGGTGATCCCACGTCTGTACGGCGGCGTTCCGCCGACCGCAATCGCGCCGGACCTGGCGCACGAAATCGTGTGGGGCGCTGTCGAGTATGCCGAGGCGTTAGGCTTGAGGCAGACAAGTGGATTCCGAGAGTCGCAGCGAGTCCTCAACGCACCGGACTCATTTGCGAGATCAGGTGTTGTCCAGTTCGGGTACCAGGGACGTCCTGCGTATATCCCTGCTCCGCAGGACAACCAGGCTGCGATCCTCACTCGACTCATCGACAGCGTGGGACTCGGCAACTTCTACTACATCCCTCAGGGCGACATCCCTGATGACGTGATAGACCTCTTGCAGATCGAACAGGGCGAGGACGGTGAGGTCGGCGCGCCGCTATGGACGCCCGAGGGGCAGCAGGTGCAGGGCAGTGTGGAATCGAGCTCAGGTCTGTGGACGCCAGGCGAGCAGCCCGCGTCCGAGCAGTCCGACGACGCCCCCGCGATCTGGACTCCCGATAGGTAGCTACTCGGCCCTGGGCTCGCGACCCATCAGGTTCTGTACTGCC
Proteins encoded in this window:
- the prmA gene encoding 50S ribosomal protein L11 methyltransferase; protein product: MPDEWLELSIETPPEYVEPLTEIFHRYGEGGVAVEQPGGFNPDEGESPPVPDRVVVKTYLPDDPTTDHRRSQIDVGVRLVAHLAPLTELRERRVSQSEWENSWKEFFHVLRVGERIVICPTWREYEAKPDEIIVNLDPGMAFGTGHHPTTRMCMEFIEQTVTPGDRVLDLGCGSGILSIAAVKLGAERAVGFEIDPIAVKAGRANIALNRADGAIELVHGTLPSPKSPARSFDLVFANISARVVTDLAGQLVECMAPGGRLLVSGVIEKHLEGVTDALTAEGATIERQQIDGDWVALLAAA